The genome window ACATGGCGATAATGTTCGCCCGCACAGCGGGGCGCAGATTTTTCAGTTAATTTATCAGAGCACGCTGTAAGTCTTTGCGAAGTATTCCCCGTCTCTTCTTCCCAGATCGAAGACCTCCTGTATTCCGCGGGGACTGGTATAATCCCACTTGGCGATCGGCGAGGGTTGTGAAGGCTGGACATATA of Spirochaetota bacterium contains these proteins:
- a CDS encoding patatin-like phospholipase family protein codes for the protein YVQPSQPSPIAKWDYTSPRGIQEVFDLGRRDGEYFAKTYSVL